One Cucurbita pepo subsp. pepo cultivar mu-cu-16 chromosome LG11, ASM280686v2, whole genome shotgun sequence DNA window includes the following coding sequences:
- the LOC111805571 gene encoding (R)-mandelonitrile lyase 1-like: MSLQRLAPNRFVKSKREISLEQVARTENYSMAITLPLIFISFFLVRVLSSHSIPNRDESYMKLVHDATDLPENEEYDYIIIGGGTAGCPLAATLSSKYSVLVLERGSEPNKYPSVLKEEGLMNVFAEEDDGQNPFQRFITEDGVDVIRGRVLGGGSMVNAGFYSRGHREFFESAGVDWDMEMVEEAYEWVEQTVVSRPRLSDWQSAFRSALLEGGVRPYNGFDLRHLVGTKIGGSIFDEEGSRHGAVELLNGVEPENLKVAVRATVEKIIFSDLSAIGVSYSDSKGNTHTAFIRKKGEIILSAGAIGSPQLLLLSGVGSKSHLSSLKLPVVLDQPDVGEFMSDNPRFTAAIVLPFPLVASSSQVVGILDGNIYLETFASPSPFFISPTFSLLPPQSTMINPSLALFIGKFSNVLSKGSLHLNSSTNVNNDPIVRFNYYSNPNDLVQCVRGLRKVGDLLKTRTMEKIKTQDLKGNKRFQFLGPPLPENLSDNSSVEEYCKETVTTYWHYHGGCLVGKVVDSNYRVIGVQNLRVVDGSTFSVSPGTNPMATVMMLGRYVGLQMLQQRSS; this comes from the exons ATGTCCTTGCAGAGACTAGCCCCGAATAGGTTTGTCAAAAGTAAACGAGAAATTTCATTGGAACAAGTGGCAAGGACGG AGAATTATTCTATGGCTATCACTCTTCCACTAATTtttatctctttctttctcgtaCGAGTCCTCTCCTCGCACTCTATCCCTAATCGAG ATGAGAGCTACATGAAGCTAGTTCATGACGCGACCGACTTACCCGAAAACGAAGAATATGATTACATAATCATAGGAGGAGGAACAGCGGGGTGTCCATTAGCTGCAACGTTGTCGTCAAAATATTCGGTCCTTGTTCTGGAAAGAGGAAGTGAGCCCAACAAATACCCGTCCGTGTTGAAGGAGGAAGGTTTAATGAACGTTTTtgctgaagaagatgatggcCAAAACCCCTTCCAGCGCTTCATCACTGAGGATGGTGTGGATGTCATTAGAGGAAGGGTTCTTGGCGGTGGTAGCATGGTGAATGCTGGGTTCTACTCGAGGGGCCATCGGGAGTTCTTTGAAAGTGCAGGCGTTGATTGGGACATGGAAATGGTGGAGGAGGCTTATGAATGGGTTGAACAGACTGTGGTTTCTCGCCCGAGGTTGAGTGATTGGCAAAGTGCTTTTAGAAGTGCTTTGTTGGAAGGTGGTGTTCGCCCTTATAATGGGTTTGATTTGAGACATCTTGTGGGGACTAAAATTGGAGGTTCTATCTTTGATGAGGAAGGAAGTAGACATGGAGCTGTGGAGCTTCTTAATGGGGTTGAACCTGAAAATCTTAAAGTTGCCGTTCGTGCTACCGTTgagaaaatcattttttcGG ATCTATCAGCAATTGGAGTTTCATATTCCGATTCAAAAGGAAATACTCATACCGCATTCATCCGCAAGAAAGGAGAGATCATATTGAGTGCCGGAGCCATTGGAAGCCCTCAGCTTCTCCTTCTAAGTGGGGTTGGCTCAAAATCTCATCTTTCATCTTTAAAACTACCCGTCGTTCTTGACCAACCCGACGTCGGCGAGTTCATGTCCGACAATCCCCGTTTCACCGCCGCCATCGTGCTTCCATTCCCACTGGTAGCTTCATCATCACAAGTAGTCGGAATATTAGACGGCAATATCTATTTGGAAACATTTGCAAGCCcttctccattttttatttcaccAACTTTTAgccttcttcctcctcaatCCACTATGATCAACCCGAGCTTAGCCCTTTTTATTGGCAAATTCTCGAACGTGCTTTCAAAAGGCTCACTTCACCTTAATTCCTCCACAAATGTTAACAATGACCCAATTGTTCGATTCAATTATTATTCGAATCCTAACGATCTTGTACAATGCGTTAGAGGATTACGAAAAGTGGGAGATTTGCTTAAAACCCGAACGATGGAAAAGATCAAGACGCAAGATTTGAAGGGTAATAAACGGTTTCAGTTTCTGGGGCCTCCCTTGCCGGAAAACTTGTCGGATAATAGCTCCGTTGAAGAGTATTGTAAGGAAACAGTGACCACTTATTGGCATTACCACGGCGGATGCTTGGTCGGAAAAGTGGTCGATAGTAATTACCGAGTCATCGGAGTCCAAAATTTGCGTGTCGTCGATGGCTCCACTTTCTCCGTCTCGCCGGGAACTAATCCGATGGCCACCGTCATGATGCTTGGCCG GTATGTTGGCCTTCAGATGCTGCAACAAAGATCAAGTTAA
- the LOC111804715 gene encoding linoleate 9S-lipoxygenase 6-like, with product MFGIGKNIVEGALNTTGDLAGSVINAGGNIIDRVTHLRGKKIKGKLILMRSNVLDFTEFHSSLLDNFTELLGGGVSLQLISATHASNDSRGKVGSKAFLERWLTSLPPLFTGESVFQINFNWEDDFGFPGAFYIRNGHTSEFFLKSLTLEDVPGYGNVHFDCNSWVYPSRRYTKDRIFFANHTCLPNDTPAPLRKYREEELWNLRGDGTGERKEWDRIYDYDVYNDLADPDDGDHRPILGGSQEYPYPRRGRTGRPRARKDHNYESRLSQVMSLDIYVPKDENFGHLKMSDFLGHTLKAVSISIKPGLQSIFDVTPTEFDNFKEVDDLFQGGFPVPFNAFKTLTEDLTPPLFKALLRNDGEKFLKFPTPQVVKDNKSAWSTDEEFAREMLAGVNPLVIRRLEVFPPISKLDPKVYGNQRSTITEEHIKNDLNGLTVDEAIKQNKLYILDHHDALMPYLRRINATSTKTYATRTLLFLKDDGTLKPLVIELSLPHPQGDELGAISKLYFPAEKGVEGSIWLLAKAYVGVNDVGYHQLISHWLHTHAVLEPFIIATHRQLSVIHPIHKLLVPHYKDTMFINASARQVLINANGLIESTHFPSKYAMELSSYIYKEWTFPDQALPNNLIKRGIAVEDSNSPHGLRLLINDYPFAVDGLEIWSAIKSWVTDYCSLYYKDDKAIQNDFELQSWWTELREKGHADKKHEPWWPKMQTLSELIESCTTIIWIASALHAAVNFGQYPYGGYVLNRPTTSRRLMPEVGTAEYKELESNPEKAFLRTITSELQALIGISVIEILSKHASDEVYLGQRASIEWTSDKFALEAFEKFGKELFEVENRIMERNQDGKLKNRSGPVNMPYTLLVPSSTEGLTAKGIPNSISI from the exons ATGTTTGGAATTGGGAAGAACATCGTAGAGGGAGCCTTGAATACCACCGGAGACCTTGCCGGCTCCGTCATCAATGCCGGCGGTAACATCATAGACAGAGTCACCCATCTCCGGGGAAAGAAGATCAAAGGGAAACTCATTCTTATGCGAAGCAATGTGTTGGATTTCACTGAGTTCCATTCCTCTCTTCTCGATAACTTCACGGAGCTGTTGGGCGGCGGCGTTTCTCTTCAGCTCATCAGCGCCACTCATGCTT CAAATGACTCACGAGGGAAGGTCGGGAGCAAGGCGTTTTTGGAGAGGTGGCTCACTTCACTCCCCCCGCTATTCACCGGAGAATCTGTGTTTCAAATCAACTTTAATTGGGAAGATGACTTTGGATTTCCAGGAGCTTTCTACATAAGAAATGGGCATACAAGTGAGTTCTTCCTCAAGTCTCTCACTCTTGAGGATGTTCCTGGCTATGGAAACGTCCATTTCGATTGCAACTCATGGGTTTACCCTTCTCGACGATACACGAAAGATCGTATTTTCTTCGCTAATCAT ACATGTCTTCCAAACGACACACCAGCTCCTCTTCGTAAGTATAGAGAGGAAGAGCTCTGGAATTTGAGAGGAGATGGAACCGGAGAGCGGAAGGAATGGGATAGAATCTATGACTATGATGTCTATAACGACCTTGCTGATCCTGACGATGGTGACCATCGTCCTATTCTTGGTGGTAGCCAAGAGTATCCTTACCCTCGTAGAGGAAGAACTGGAAGACCACGAGCAAGAAAAG ACCACAACTACGAGAGTCGATTGTCACAAGTGATGAGCTTAGACATCTACGTACCAAAAGACGAGAATTTCGGGCACTTGAAGATGTCGGATTTCCTTGGGCATACCTTGAAAGCGGTTTCGATATCTATCAAACCAGGGCTTCAGTCCATATTTGATGTAACTCCGACCGAGTTTGATAATTTTAAGGAAGTTGATGATCTCTTTCAAGGAGGGTTTCCCGTTCCATTTAATGCGTTTAAGACTCTCACTGAGGACCTCACACCACCTTTGTTCAAAGCTCTTCTTAGAAATGACGGTGAAAAATTCCTCAAATTTCCCACTCCCCAAGTTGTCAAAG ATAACAAATCTGCATGGAGCACAGATGAAGAATTTGCAAGAGAAATGTTAGCCGGAGTCAATCCTCTAGTGATTCGTCGTCTTGAA GTTTTTCCACCGATAAGTAAGCTTGACCCAAAAGTTTACGGGAATCAAAGAAGTACAATCACTGAAGAACACataaagaatgatttgaaCGGACTCACAGTCGATGAG gcaatcaaacaaaacaaactctACATACTAGACCACCATGATGCGTTGATGCCATATCTTAGAAGAATAAATGCAACATCCACAAAAACATATGCCACAAGAACATTGCTCTTTTTGAAAGATGATGGGACTTTGAAGCCTTTGGTTATCGAGTTGAGCTTGCCACACCCTCAAGGAGATGAACTTGGTGCCATTAGTAAACTCTACTTCCCAGCTGAAAAGGGCGTCGAAGGCTCAATTTGGCTATTGGCTAAAGCTTATGTAGGTGTAAATGATGTTGGATATCATCAACTCATCAGCCATTG GTTGCATACTCATGCAGTACTCGAACCTTTTATTATTGCAACACATCGACAATTGAGTGTGATTCATCCAATTCATAAGCTACTCGTTCCTCATTACAAAGACACCATGTTTATTAATGCATCGGCGAGACAAGTTTTGATTAATGCGAATGGTCTGATTGAATCGACCCATTTTCCATCCAAATATGCTATGGAATTGTCATCTTACATTTACAAGGAGTGGACCTTCCCTGACCAAGCACTACCTAATAATCTCATCAAGAG AGGAATAGCGGTTGAGGACTCAAATTCCCCGCATGGACTTCGACTACTAATAAATGATTATCCATTTGCTGTCGATGGGCTTGAGATTTGGTCGGCCATCAAATCATGGGTTACAgattattgttctctttacTACAAAGACGACAAGGCAATCCAAAACGACTTCGAACTCCAATCTTGGTGGACTGAGCTGCGGGAGAAAGGCCACGCTGACAAGAAACACGAACCATGGTGGCCAAAAATGCAAACTTTATCCGAGCTGATCGAGTCATGCACGACCATCATATGGATCGCTTCAGCTCTCCATGCAGCGGTGAACTTCGGACAATACCCATATGGAGGCTATGTTCTCAATAGGCCAACTACAAGCCGCAGGTTGATGCCTGAAGTTGGCACCGCTGAGTATAAGGAGCTTGAGTCCAATCCTGAGAAGGCCTTCCTAAGAACAATCACCTCAGAACTACAAGCACTTATTGGTATCTCAGTCATTGAAATCTTGTCAAAGCATGCTTCGGATGAGGTGTATCTTGGGCAAAGAGCTTCCATCGAGTGGACTTCGGATAAATTTGCATTGGAAGCGTTTGAGAAATTTGGGAAAGAGCTGTTTGAAGTTGAGAATAGAATTATGGAAAGGAATCAAGATGGGAAGTTGAAGAATCGATCTGGACCTGTTAACATGCCCTACACCCTACTTGTTCCATCAAGTACTGAAGGACTCACTGCCAAAGGAATTCCGAATAGCATCTCTATCTAA
- the LOC111805570 gene encoding acetylajmalan esterase-like, with translation MAASTKSPSSIVLAVLLVLLSVLGCPSSKAHLLKTCMFDAIYQLGDSISDTGNLIRQNPNTPFSNLPYGETFFNKSTGRCSNGLLMIDYFALDAGLPLVNPYLNKDALTRHGVNFAVAGSTALSSQLLSQNQILSPLTNSSLNQQLYWMFSHFNSICYNQRDCNQKLRNALFLVGEIGGNDYNYALFQGKTIQEVKDMVPQVVQTIKNAVEKVISYGATRVVVPGNFPIGCLPIYLTGFQTNDTTAYDELHCLKDLNGLATYHNDQIKQAIEVLKRENPHTVIVYGDYYNALLWILRRAFTLGFDEASLQKSCCGIGGNYNFSLMKMCGVGGVSVCSNPDERVSWDGIHLTQKAYKFMAYWLIHDIFPQLHCIV, from the exons ATGGCGGCTTCCACCAAATCTCCTTCCTCTATTGTTCTTgctgttcttcttgttcttctttcagTTCTTGGCTGTCCTTCATCCAAAGCCCATCTGCTCAAAACTTGTATGTTCGACGCTATTTACCAACTCGGCGATTCAATTTCCGACACCGGAAATCTCATTCGTCAAAACCCCAACACCCCATTTTCTAATCTTCCTTACGGTGAAACGTTCTTCAACAAATCCACTGGTCGCTGCTCCAATGGTCTTCTCATGATTGATTACTTTG CTTTGGACGCTGGACTTCCCTTGGTGAACCCTTATTTGAACAAAGATGCATTGACAAGGCATGGAGTGAATTTCGCAGTGGCTGGTTCTACGGCTTTGTCTTCTCAACTTCTTTCTCAAAACCAAATCTTATCTCCGCTCACCAACTCTTCTCTCAACCAACAACTTTATTGGATGTTCTCTCATTTCAACTCCATTTGCTACAATCAAAGAG ATTGCAACCAGAAattaaggaatgctttgttcttggTGGGCGAGATCGGTGGGAACGATTATAACTATGCGTTGTTCCAAGGCAAAACTATTCAAGAGGTGAAAGATATGGTGCCCCAAGTTGTTCAAACCATAAAGAATGCCGTTGAG AAAGTGATAAGCTACGGAGCTACTCGAGTTGTTGTTCCTGGAAACTTTCCAATCGGATGTTTACCTATCTATCTCACCGGATTCCAAACCAATGATACAACTGCCTACGATGAACTTCATTGTTTGAAAGATTTGAATGGCTTGGCTACTTATCACAATGATCAAATCAAGCAAGCTATTGAAGTGCTCAAGAGAGAGAATCCACACACCGTAATCGTATATGGTGACTACTATAATGCATTGTTGTGGATCCTTCGTCGTGCTTTTACCCTCG GGTTTGATGAAGCTTCTTTGCAAAAATCATGTTGCGGGATTGGAGGAAACTACAACTTCAGCCTCATGAAGATGTGCGGAGTTGGTGGAGTATCAGTTTGTTCAAATCCAGATGAACGTGTTAGTTGGGATGGAATCCATTTGACTCAAAAGGCTTACAAATTCATGGCATATTGGCTCATTCACGACATCTTTCCACAACTTCATTgcattgtttga